One Lucilia cuprina isolate Lc7/37 chromosome 4, ASM2204524v1, whole genome shotgun sequence DNA segment encodes these proteins:
- the LOC124419277 gene encoding uncharacterized protein LOC124419277, producing the protein MLNFQLFIIIGANVAIATATNINLKLLTTLTRTNTTTVTTSETKGNISSKHNIDDEAFVQFLKYVSQEQSFTTIVILTNWQYATTSKTAATTTTWKQNDYCVNLKYYMEYDQHHLENHKMLQQQEQTLVPVILLQSQQTEYRLHKKFNSEFVTIICIPPSPLPLTLSLPQQRQVITKVTQNHLLRALSKNLLYLRKNRVILRLDFNQHEGENLQNIVEILKYCSMEQIINIMIISYQFPYNDTVYYSYEKFPRFKITKNNWLKENFKQQKLFPNQLQNLKGYKIFTLPDQIEPRSMVYNDSQGHQQICGYVGNFVRYFAQGLNASLVLAYEVAKGVQIFYSDILKLTRNHTLDIPASLTGPINGTDWSEFSYPFEIADWCVMLPVEPEISMADIFLAVLNPYFIINLLLLFICCTFLLLIVFKRISIDNFRLHLSDILINDKAFRAILGQGFPFNNQNLDYFVVYVFILIFFTGLVVIILFDVFLGSFMTSPPKNPPIRSFADLEKSGIKLYISKSEYAYIYPSDYLKHPQLFHIIDSFNEFVRLRNTLNTSRAYVITSSSWPVFAVQQQLFSRPLFRYSKDLCFSRYLHFYFILPMHSVFREALQMSTLRAYSLGLFFHWFESSFNELVSLGHLSFDDITEPRKLMPISVEDLKLIFMGFYILLLVSVGIFVLELFFDHINIFFNLIPIGAPSNPLSPDDSQSVN; encoded by the exons atgttaaattttcaactatttataataattgGAGCAAATGTTGCtatagcaacagcaacaaatataaatttgaaattattaacaacTTTAACCAGAACCAACACAACAACGGTAACAACTTCAGAAACTAAAGGCAACATCAGCAGCAAGCACAATATTGATGATGAAGCATTTgtacaatttttgaaatatgtaaGCCAAGAGCAAAGTTTTACAACAATTGTTATATTGACAAATTGGCAATATGCCACAACATCAAAAActgctgcaacaacaacaacctggAAACAAAATGACTATTGCgtaaatcttaaatattatatgGAATATGACCAGCATCATTTGGAGAATCATAAAATGCTGCAGCAGCAAGAGCAGACTTTGGTACCAGTAATATTGTTGCAATCACAACAGACCGAATACCGACTTCATAAGAAATTTAACAGTGAATTTGTAACGATTATTTGTATACCACCATCACCTCTACCACTAACGTTATCATTGCCACAGCAGCGACAGGTCATTACAAAGGTTACACAGAATCATTTATTACGTGCTCTTagcaaaaatcttttatatttacGTAAAAATCGTGTCATATTGCGTCTAGATTTTAACCAACATGAAggtgaaaatttgcaaaatatcgTAGAGATATTGAAATATTGCAGTATGGAacaaatcataaatattatgaTCATTTCTTATCAATTTCCCTACAACGATACGGTGTATTATTCATATGAAAAGTTTCCGCGATTTAAGATCACCAAAAATAATTGGTTAAAGGAGAACTTTAAACAGCAAAAGTTATTCCCCAATCAATTACAAAACTTAAAGGGTTATAAAATCTTCACACTACCCGATCAAATAGAACCCAGATCAATGGTCTATAATGATAGCCAAGGTCATCAGCAAATTTGTGGTTATGTGGGTAATTTTGTGCGTTACTTTGCTCAGGGTCTAAATGCTTCTTTAGTGTTGGCCTATGAGGTAGCGAAAGGTGTTCAGATATTCTATTcggatattttgaaattaacacGCAATCATACTTTAGATATACCCGCATCTTTGACCGGTCCTATTAATGGAACCGACTGGTCGGAATTTTCCTATCCCTTTGAAATAGCCGACTGGTGTGTAATGCTACCTGTGGAACCTGAAATATCCATGGCCGATATCTTCCTGGCGGTATTAAATCcctattttataattaatctaTTACTGCTCTTCATATGTTGTACTTTTCTTTTGCTTATAGTCTTTAAAAGAATTTCCATTGACAATTTTCGTTTACACTTATCCGATATTTTGATTAATGACAAGGCTTTTAGAGCCATTTTGGGCCAGGGGTTTCcttttaataatcaaaatttagattattttgtggtttatgtatttattttaatcttttttaccGGTCTAGTTGTTATCATACTTTTTGATGTATTTCTAGGCAGTTTTATGACTAGTCCTCCCAAAAATCCTCCTATCAGAAGTTTTGCTGATCTAGAGAAATCTGGCATTAAACTCTATATCTCTAAAAGTGAATATGCTTACATATATCCTAGCGATTATTTAAAACATCCTCAATTGTTTCATATAATTGATTCATTCAATGAATTTGTACGTTTACGCAACACACTTAATACAAGTCGGGCCTATGTTATCACCTCCTCTAGTTGGCCCGTTTTTGCTGTCCAACAACAACTTTTCTCTCGTCCACTTTTTCGTTATTCTAAGGATTTGTGTTTCAGTCGTTATcttcatttctattttattttacccATGCATTCGGTTTTCCGGGAAGCTCTACAAATGTCGACATTAAGGGCATATTCATTgggtttattttttcattggTTTGAGTCGAGTTTTAATGAATTGGTATCATTGGGTCATTTGTCATTTGACGATATAACTGAACCGCGTAAGTTAATGCCAATTTCCGTAGAGGATTTGAAATTGATATTTATGGGTTTTTATATATTGCTATTGGTAAGTGTAGGAATTTTTGTTCTCGAACTTTTTTTTGATC atataaacatatttttcaatttaattcctATAGGAGCTCCAAGTAACCCTCTCTCTCCAGATGATAGTCAGTCAGTCAACTAA